The Candidatus Binataceae bacterium genome has a window encoding:
- the nadA gene encoding quinolinate synthase NadA, with translation MNAPTHSPISARALHDKLAPLDQSGYGLEACERYAEQIAEILRLKEERKAIVLAHNYQRPEIFEVADFVGDSLELARKAKEVRDADVIVFCGVYFMAETAKVVNPGRTVLIPDLRAGCSLADAVTAEALAERKAELKQIYPDLKVVAYVNCTADVKALCDACCTSANAVKVVNAIDSENVLFVPDQNLANYVQENTRKRIISWDGNCYVHHQITPAEVNKVKTSIPGIKVIAHPECRKDVLALADAVLSTSAMVNYARTSEADKFLVVTECGLSDRLLMEIPEKHFYKACKLCRFMKMITLDGTLDSLRNLRYEINLPDDVREGARRALERMLELSA, from the coding sequence TTGAACGCACCCACACACTCCCCTATTTCGGCGCGCGCGCTTCATGACAAGCTCGCGCCGCTTGACCAGAGTGGCTACGGGCTCGAGGCTTGCGAGCGGTACGCCGAGCAGATCGCCGAGATTCTGCGCCTCAAGGAGGAGCGCAAGGCCATCGTGCTTGCGCACAACTATCAGCGGCCGGAAATCTTTGAGGTCGCGGATTTTGTCGGCGATTCGCTGGAGTTGGCCCGCAAGGCCAAAGAGGTCCGCGACGCCGACGTGATCGTGTTCTGCGGAGTCTATTTCATGGCCGAGACCGCCAAGGTCGTGAATCCCGGGCGCACCGTGCTGATTCCCGACCTGAGAGCGGGATGTTCGCTGGCGGATGCGGTCACTGCAGAAGCCCTGGCCGAACGCAAGGCGGAACTGAAGCAAATCTATCCCGACCTCAAGGTCGTGGCGTACGTGAACTGCACCGCCGACGTCAAGGCGCTTTGCGATGCCTGCTGCACCTCGGCCAACGCAGTCAAGGTGGTCAACGCCATCGACTCCGAAAACGTGCTGTTCGTCCCCGATCAGAATCTGGCTAACTATGTACAGGAGAACACCCGCAAACGAATAATTTCATGGGATGGTAACTGCTACGTCCACCATCAGATAACGCCGGCGGAAGTAAACAAGGTCAAGACCTCGATCCCAGGCATCAAGGTGATAGCCCATCCGGAGTGCCGCAAGGACGTGCTCGCGCTGGCCGACGCGGTGCTCTCGACCAGCGCCATGGTCAACTATGCGCGTACCAGCGAGGCCGACAAATTTTTGGTGGTTACCGAATGTGGCCTGTCCGATCGCCTGCTCATGGAGATACCCGAAAAGCACTTCTACAAGGCGTGCAAACTATGCCGCTTCATGAAGATGATCACTCTCGACGGCACCCTCGATTCGCTCCGCAATCTTCGCTACGAAATCAACCTTCCCGACGACGTACGCGAGGGGGCGCGGAGGGCGCTGGAGCGGATGCTCGAGTTGAGCGCCTGA
- a CDS encoding PadR family transcriptional regulator produces MKASLELALLGLIAAAPRICGYDISRIFNLSMRHFWHAHPGQIYPTLARMEREGWISSRELIQRGRPNKRLFAITATGREALERWLESPYEKLKLKHAPLLKTLYLGHLGAGRALAKFAEQRAGCLAYLEELRGIERDFFAQGGYGSAHQMFSYFTLRYGIGFMEESVRWCDWATEEIERNRSLFSIDAEQAKPEQRKFARR; encoded by the coding sequence GTGAAAGCGTCACTGGAACTAGCGCTGCTCGGGCTCATCGCAGCTGCGCCGCGCATCTGCGGCTACGACATCTCCAGGATTTTCAATCTGTCGATGCGCCATTTCTGGCATGCGCACCCGGGACAGATCTACCCGACGCTTGCACGCATGGAACGCGAGGGCTGGATCAGCAGCCGCGAGCTAATCCAGCGCGGACGGCCAAACAAGCGACTGTTCGCGATCACAGCGACGGGCCGCGAAGCCCTCGAGCGATGGCTTGAAAGCCCGTACGAGAAGCTCAAGCTCAAGCACGCACCGCTTTTGAAAACGCTTTATCTCGGGCATCTGGGCGCTGGCCGCGCGCTTGCGAAATTCGCCGAGCAGCGCGCTGGCTGCCTCGCCTATCTCGAAGAGCTGCGTGGAATCGAACGCGACTTTTTCGCACAAGGCGGTTACGGCAGCGCACACCAGATGTTCTCGTACTTCACGCTACGCTACGGAATTGGCTTTATGGAGGAGAGCGTCCGCTGGTGTGACTGGGCGACGGAGGAAATCGAACGCAATCGCAGTCTGTTCTCTATCGATGCAGAGCAGGCCAAGCCCGAGCAACGCAAATTCGCGCGTCGCTGA
- a CDS encoding PadR family transcriptional regulator has product MALPTLQRTSPLPVRSTAAQESSWQRDVQQTTPRIDVKFPILGFLMDSEATGYDLKRRFRNPVGFFYRVSDGSLYPALKKLARDGLVTQRVERHGRRSRKVYAITEAGRARFLKTLREPAQPVFVFDEAQVKIYFAHHDPQSALTHMAQVHEEDLQRAQMLRWLADDMEQHGESVFRKALIEIGYAVTHAKAEVFARLFDEVKNKLSVNGRARPRRRAAPAR; this is encoded by the coding sequence ATGGCGCTGCCGACCTTGCAACGGACTTCACCGCTGCCGGTGCGTTCGACCGCGGCCCAGGAATCCTCATGGCAACGCGATGTCCAGCAGACCACCCCGCGGATCGACGTGAAGTTTCCGATTCTCGGCTTTCTGATGGATTCCGAAGCTACCGGCTACGACCTGAAGCGGCGATTTCGCAACCCGGTAGGATTTTTTTATCGCGTGAGCGACGGCTCGCTTTACCCGGCGCTCAAGAAGCTGGCGCGCGATGGCTTGGTGACGCAACGCGTCGAGCGCCACGGCCGGCGCTCGCGCAAGGTCTACGCGATCACCGAGGCGGGACGCGCGCGCTTCCTAAAAACTCTCCGCGAGCCTGCACAACCAGTGTTCGTATTCGATGAGGCGCAGGTGAAAATCTATTTCGCGCATCACGATCCGCAGTCCGCACTCACCCACATGGCCCAGGTCCACGAGGAAGACCTGCAGCGTGCCCAGATGCTGCGCTGGCTTGCCGACGACATGGAACAGCACGGCGAGAGCGTGTTTCGCAAGGCGCTGATCGAAATCGGCTATGCGGTCACCCATGCGAAGGCCGAGGTCTTCGCCCGCCTCTTCGACGAAGTGAAAAACAAGCTCTCGGTCAACGGCCGAGCGCGTCCCCGGCGCCGAGCGGCCCCGGCGCGATAA
- a CDS encoding carotenoid oxygenase family protein — MWNSDNPFLNGNYAPWREEGDACDLEVEGEIPRELRGALYRIGPNPHFKPGGRYHWFDGDGMVHGFILKDGRAAYRNRYVMTEGLRAEMKAGRALFGGLLEAAKELPAETPPFKNAANTNIIGYANRLLALFEAALPHELEPLTLATVGLYNFGGKVSGPVTAHPKFDPQNGDLLFFGYQPFPPYVTWYRADRAGNLLEARPIDSGLAVMMHDFVTTDNYAIFFACPSVFRIENPPAGKPLLNWEPQHGTRIGVMSRRTGEVKWFAAEAFFVFHFLNAYEQNDTLIVDGCRMSALDMSGNNFGQPPFPWRWRLNLADGSVKSEQLEDYVGEFPRLDERRAGKPHRFGYLAARERSSRGFDEVGFDCVAKRDFQTGKTEFLKLGEGRMPGEPVFVPRGGNASEDDGWVMSVWYDPSLNSSELVIQEAGDFAGRPVARVKAPHRVPFGFHGNWVPEA; from the coding sequence ATGTGGAACTCGGACAATCCTTTTCTCAACGGAAACTATGCCCCCTGGCGCGAAGAGGGTGACGCCTGCGACTTGGAGGTCGAGGGCGAAATTCCGCGCGAGCTTAGAGGAGCGCTCTACCGGATAGGGCCCAACCCGCACTTCAAGCCGGGAGGACGTTACCACTGGTTTGACGGCGACGGGATGGTGCACGGCTTCATTCTTAAGGATGGGCGCGCGGCGTACCGCAACCGCTACGTGATGACCGAGGGGCTACGCGCGGAGATGAAAGCGGGACGGGCACTGTTCGGCGGACTGCTCGAAGCGGCCAAAGAATTGCCTGCAGAGACACCTCCCTTCAAGAACGCGGCGAACACCAACATCATTGGCTATGCGAACCGGCTGCTTGCGCTGTTTGAGGCGGCACTGCCCCACGAGCTGGAGCCGCTCACGCTCGCCACGGTGGGTCTCTATAATTTCGGCGGCAAAGTCAGTGGCCCGGTCACGGCGCACCCGAAATTCGACCCGCAGAACGGCGATCTGTTATTTTTCGGCTATCAACCGTTTCCACCTTATGTGACGTGGTATCGCGCCGATCGAGCCGGCAATCTGCTCGAAGCGCGCCCGATCGACAGCGGCCTTGCGGTGATGATGCATGACTTCGTGACCACCGACAATTACGCGATTTTTTTCGCGTGCCCCTCGGTTTTTCGCATCGAGAATCCGCCGGCCGGAAAACCGCTGCTGAACTGGGAGCCGCAGCACGGAACCCGTATCGGCGTCATGAGCCGGCGGACTGGTGAAGTGAAGTGGTTTGCGGCGGAGGCGTTCTTCGTCTTCCACTTTCTCAATGCGTATGAACAGAACGACACGCTGATCGTCGATGGATGCCGGATGAGTGCGCTGGATATGAGCGGCAACAATTTCGGGCAGCCTCCGTTTCCTTGGCGCTGGCGCCTCAACCTCGCTGACGGGTCGGTTAAAAGTGAGCAACTGGAAGACTACGTAGGCGAGTTTCCACGTCTCGACGAGCGTCGCGCCGGCAAGCCGCATCGCTTCGGTTATCTGGCCGCCCGAGAGCGGAGTTCGAGGGGCTTCGATGAGGTGGGATTTGATTGTGTCGCGAAGCGTGATTTCCAGACTGGCAAGACGGAATTTTTGAAACTTGGTGAGGGACGGATGCCGGGAGAGCCGGTGTTTGTGCCGCGCGGCGGCAATGCTTCCGAAGATGACGGATGGGTGATGTCGGTGTGGTACGACCCCTCGCTGAACTCCAGCGAGTTGGTAATTCAGGAGGCGGGCGATTTTGCCGGCCGCCCGGTCGCGCGAGTCAAGGCACCGCATCGCGTACCGTTCGGTTTCCACGGCAATTGGGTGCCTGAAGCCTGA
- a CDS encoding efflux RND transporter periplasmic adaptor subunit — translation MSTEPSSPRPSSSIRELESLRIARKAETRPGRLVPALVALVVIAGCAAIGYQVYARTLGRPPEVQTALVTIKQAGEPGTLLTGSGYIVTQHKYITVGTKQLGQIVAEPIEEGQHIKKGDILARIDDGDYQAQLRQAMADRDLAEADIKLYAAQADRQRELFKAGVATRDQLDMAENKLNEAQAAFKKDQSGIDFYKYLVDQCVIRSPINGLVLTKIHEVGDMITYASGANAGGGVTDIAQIADTEDMRAEVDINESDIAKVTMGMSASVILDAYPDRSFDARVVKIYPEADRQKGTVKVEVHILTPDLAIIKPEMSAKISFLGGSAVKEEAPALVLVPQKAVVEEGNQKYVWVVRADTAHRMEVSLGREYQDGVQVLQGLSGGESVIVVPPAQLHDGQPVTPQAS, via the coding sequence ATGAGCACTGAACCGTCATCACCTCGCCCGTCTTCAAGCATTCGCGAGCTCGAATCGCTCCGCATCGCGCGCAAGGCCGAGACGCGCCCTGGCCGTCTGGTTCCCGCGCTCGTGGCGCTGGTGGTCATCGCGGGTTGCGCCGCGATCGGTTACCAGGTCTACGCGCGTACGCTTGGACGCCCGCCCGAGGTGCAAACCGCGCTCGTCACCATCAAACAGGCGGGAGAGCCAGGAACCCTGCTGACCGGTTCCGGGTATATCGTCACCCAGCACAAGTACATCACGGTTGGAACCAAGCAACTCGGCCAGATTGTTGCCGAGCCGATCGAGGAAGGCCAGCACATCAAGAAGGGTGACATCCTGGCGCGCATCGACGACGGCGACTATCAGGCACAGCTGCGACAGGCGATGGCCGATCGCGACCTCGCCGAGGCAGATATCAAACTGTATGCAGCACAGGCGGACCGGCAGCGCGAGCTGTTCAAGGCCGGCGTCGCGACCCGTGACCAGCTCGATATGGCCGAAAACAAGCTCAACGAGGCGCAGGCCGCGTTCAAAAAAGACCAGAGCGGGATCGATTTCTACAAATACCTGGTCGATCAGTGCGTCATTCGCTCACCGATCAACGGTCTGGTGCTGACCAAGATTCACGAAGTGGGCGACATGATCACCTACGCTAGTGGTGCGAATGCCGGCGGCGGCGTCACCGACATCGCCCAGATCGCCGACACCGAGGACATGCGCGCGGAGGTCGATATCAACGAGAGCGACATCGCCAAGGTCACCATGGGGATGTCGGCGAGCGTGATCCTCGATGCGTATCCGGATCGCTCATTCGACGCACGGGTCGTGAAGATCTATCCGGAAGCGGACCGCCAGAAAGGTACCGTCAAGGTCGAGGTTCATATCCTCACCCCTGACCTCGCCATTATCAAACCCGAGATGAGTGCCAAGATTTCATTTCTCGGCGGGTCCGCAGTTAAAGAAGAAGCGCCGGCGCTCGTCCTGGTTCCCCAGAAGGCCGTCGTCGAGGAGGGCAACCAGAAGTACGTGTGGGTCGTGCGTGCGGACACCGCGCACCGGATGGAAGTGTCGCTGGGGCGCGAATACCAGGACGGTGTCCAGGTCCTGCAGGGCTTGAGCGGGGGCGAAAGCGTGATCGTAGTGCCCCCGGCGCAGCTCCATGATGGACAGCCGGTCACCCCGCAAGCCTCGTAG
- a CDS encoding sterol desaturase family protein — protein MTAFAAPSPAAYSKGMLGCAVLFAGGLGAWTLLEYVIHGPLSHRFQTFVSPLHDVHHRDPHAVFTARAWLPLLTITLTLITFSGFRPATFFFLGVVGGFVGYEAVHYRIHFVRPRNRLETRLRLRHLAHHTHRPNAIFGVTSPFWDRVFGTEPALAEQEEMHGAMRHIPALTGPSNWKRAFTMYLPGR, from the coding sequence GTGACTGCATTTGCCGCCCCCTCGCCAGCGGCTTACTCTAAAGGCATGCTGGGGTGCGCGGTTCTGTTCGCGGGCGGACTCGGCGCCTGGACGCTGCTGGAATACGTGATCCACGGTCCGCTAAGCCATCGTTTTCAGACCTTCGTCAGCCCACTCCACGACGTACACCACCGCGACCCCCACGCCGTGTTTACGGCCCGGGCCTGGCTGCCGCTGCTCACCATAACCCTTACGCTGATTACGTTTTCCGGCTTCCGTCCGGCAACCTTTTTCTTCCTTGGAGTGGTGGGGGGATTCGTCGGGTACGAAGCCGTGCACTACCGAATCCATTTTGTGCGCCCGCGCAATCGGCTCGAAACCCGTCTCCGTCTCCGCCATCTTGCTCATCATACTCATCGGCCGAATGCGATTTTTGGGGTGACCAGCCCGTTCTGGGACCGGGTCTTCGGCACGGAACCTGCTCTCGCCGAGCAGGAGGAGATGCACGGCGCGATGCGGCACATCCCGGCCCTGACCGGCCCGAGCAACTGGAAGCGCGCATTCACCATGTACCTGCCTGGCCGGTGA
- a CDS encoding ABC transporter ATP-binding protein yields MDEKYAIDIDHVTRVYKRDEFEVRALDDVTLKVPEARFVAIMGPSGSGKTTMLNLIAGIDHATSGRVAVGGEEITSMKERDLAAWRARHIGLVFQFYNLIPVLTAFENVELPLLLTHLRKAERREHVETALKVVGLSDRMDHYPRQLSGGQEQRVAIARAIVTDPTIVVADEPTGDLDAKSAEEILNLLTELNRQFHKTIVMVTHDPRAERYVDTVYRLDKGILAGIEPGKAAAQPAAAGASA; encoded by the coding sequence ATGGACGAAAAATACGCGATCGACATCGACCACGTGACTCGCGTCTACAAACGCGACGAGTTCGAAGTTCGCGCGCTCGATGACGTGACCCTCAAGGTTCCCGAAGCACGCTTCGTCGCGATTATGGGTCCGTCCGGTTCCGGCAAGACCACAATGCTGAATCTGATCGCCGGAATCGACCACGCGACCTCCGGTCGGGTCGCGGTCGGGGGCGAGGAAATTACTTCCATGAAGGAGCGCGATCTGGCGGCGTGGCGCGCCCGCCACATCGGGCTGGTGTTCCAATTCTACAATCTGATCCCGGTCCTAACTGCCTTCGAAAACGTCGAACTTCCGCTGTTGCTGACTCACCTGCGCAAAGCAGAACGTCGCGAACACGTCGAGACTGCCCTCAAAGTGGTTGGTCTGTCCGACCGTATGGATCACTATCCGCGCCAGCTGTCGGGCGGCCAGGAGCAGCGCGTGGCCATCGCCCGCGCCATCGTCACCGATCCCACCATCGTGGTCGCCGACGAGCCGACCGGTGACCTCGATGCGAAATCGGCCGAAGAAATTCTGAACCTGCTCACCGAACTTAACCGGCAGTTCCACAAGACCATCGTGATGGTTACCCACGATCCGCGCGCCGAGCGCTACGTCGACACCGTGTATCGGCTCGACAAAGGCATCCTGGCCGGAATCGAACCCGGCAAGGCCGCCGCACAGCCGGCGGCTGCGGGAGCGAGCGCGTAG
- a CDS encoding FtsX-like permease family protein encodes MAIPLKYNIRSLLVRRVSTAMTAGGIALVVAVFVIVMAMVAGLGSAISDTGSPDNVVVVRKGSTTETSSAVQLDQFDALKFLPQIKRDADGNPLASPELPVQVLMQRSGGASDNVVVRGVLPVALQVHQNVHLIEGRMFKPALNEVIVGKALVGRYANTSVGSTMHFGRGNWKVVGIFDAGGSSFESEVWADIHNVQDDTQRGAYYACARLKMLPGTEIDALIRRIADDPRINLQAQTETDYYKDQSVVANQLRALGMIVAIIMGIGAVFAAMNTMYAAVSARTTEIGTLRALGFRPGAVLGSFMLESLALAVAAGALGVILALPIDGFSTSFGNFVTFSTMAFAFRVTPAVVLQALLFAAVMGVLGGWLPARQAMKMQVVEALRKG; translated from the coding sequence ATGGCGATCCCGCTCAAGTACAACATCCGGAGTCTGCTGGTGCGGCGCGTATCCACGGCGATGACCGCGGGCGGAATCGCGCTGGTGGTCGCGGTGTTCGTGATAGTGATGGCGATGGTGGCCGGCCTGGGATCCGCGATCAGCGATACCGGATCGCCCGACAATGTGGTGGTGGTACGCAAGGGCTCGACCACCGAGACCTCCTCGGCCGTCCAGCTCGATCAATTCGATGCACTGAAATTTCTTCCCCAGATCAAGCGCGATGCCGACGGCAACCCACTCGCCTCGCCGGAGCTCCCGGTGCAGGTGCTCATGCAGCGGTCCGGTGGGGCCAGCGACAACGTCGTCGTACGCGGGGTGCTTCCGGTCGCCCTGCAGGTACATCAAAACGTACACCTGATTGAGGGTCGCATGTTCAAGCCGGCACTCAACGAGGTAATCGTGGGCAAAGCGCTGGTCGGACGCTATGCGAATACCAGCGTCGGGTCGACGATGCACTTTGGGCGCGGCAACTGGAAGGTGGTGGGAATTTTCGACGCGGGGGGAAGCTCGTTCGAGTCGGAGGTGTGGGCCGACATCCACAACGTCCAGGACGACACTCAGCGCGGTGCCTATTACGCGTGCGCCCGCCTCAAGATGCTGCCGGGCACCGAGATCGACGCACTGATCCGCAGGATCGCCGACGATCCGCGCATCAACCTGCAGGCGCAGACCGAGACCGACTACTACAAGGACCAGTCGGTGGTGGCCAATCAGCTGCGCGCACTGGGCATGATCGTCGCGATCATCATGGGGATCGGAGCGGTGTTTGCGGCCATGAATACCATGTACGCGGCGGTTTCCGCGCGCACCACCGAGATTGGTACTCTGCGCGCGCTGGGATTCAGACCCGGCGCGGTGCTGGGATCGTTCATGCTGGAATCGCTGGCGCTCGCGGTGGCAGCCGGGGCGCTCGGCGTGATCCTGGCCTTACCGATCGATGGTTTTTCGACCAGCTTCGGCAATTTCGTGACCTTCTCTACCATGGCGTTCGCGTTTCGGGTGACGCCGGCGGTGGTGTTGCAGGCCCTGTTATTTGCGGCCGTAATGGGTGTACTGGGCGGCTGGCTTCCCGCGCGCCAAGCTATGAAAATGCAGGTTGTCGAGGCGTTAAGGAAGGGTTGA
- a CDS encoding acyl-CoA dehydrogenase family protein: protein MDEVLDKQVIEAVRRFVERDVMPVASELEHRDEYPQELVDKMKGLGLFGATIPAAHGGLGLSFSTYARVMEELSRGWMSLAGVINSHLIMAYMIVHHGTEAQKQYFLPAMASGEKRGGLALTEPHAGSDVQSIRSTAVRRGDDYFLSGSKMFITNARHGTMLAVAAKTNPKAEPAYAGISMFAVEKNANGPTVSRNLKKLGYKGIDTCEVLLEDFAVPATSLIGGIEGQGFKQVMSALEVGRINVAARAVGVAQAAFESAIHYAQQRTAFGKPIAQHQAVQLMLADMGTRLEAARLLVISAAGKKDAGERCDVEAGMAKLFASEACAKIALDAMRVLAGYGFTQEFPVERFYRDAPLMMIGEGTNEIQSLVIARGLLARYSI from the coding sequence ATGGATGAAGTTCTGGACAAGCAGGTAATCGAGGCGGTGCGCCGGTTTGTGGAACGCGACGTCATGCCGGTGGCAAGCGAACTGGAGCATCGCGATGAGTACCCGCAGGAGCTGGTCGACAAAATGAAGGGGTTGGGTCTTTTTGGCGCCACCATCCCGGCCGCCCATGGTGGCCTCGGCCTTTCATTCAGCACCTACGCACGAGTCATGGAGGAGCTCTCGCGCGGATGGATGAGCCTGGCGGGCGTGATCAACAGCCATCTGATCATGGCCTACATGATTGTCCATCACGGCACCGAGGCGCAGAAGCAATACTTTTTACCGGCGATGGCTTCCGGCGAGAAGCGGGGCGGGCTGGCTTTGACGGAGCCGCACGCCGGCAGCGACGTGCAATCGATCCGCAGTACCGCGGTCCGTCGGGGCGACGACTATTTTCTCTCGGGCAGCAAAATGTTCATTACCAATGCCCGTCACGGAACCATGCTAGCGGTTGCAGCCAAAACCAATCCGAAAGCCGAGCCGGCCTATGCCGGAATCAGCATGTTTGCGGTCGAGAAGAACGCAAACGGGCCGACGGTCAGCCGCAACCTCAAGAAGCTCGGCTACAAAGGAATCGATACCTGCGAAGTTCTGCTCGAGGACTTTGCGGTGCCGGCCACGAGCCTGATCGGCGGCATCGAAGGGCAGGGCTTCAAGCAGGTGATGAGTGCGCTGGAAGTGGGAAGGATCAACGTCGCGGCACGCGCGGTCGGAGTCGCGCAGGCCGCCTTTGAAAGCGCAATCCATTACGCGCAGCAGCGGACCGCCTTTGGCAAACCGATCGCGCAACATCAGGCCGTGCAGTTGATGCTCGCCGACATGGGCACCCGCCTCGAAGCCGCGCGTCTGTTGGTAATCAGCGCTGCAGGAAAGAAAGATGCGGGCGAACGGTGCGACGTCGAGGCCGGAATGGCCAAGCTCTTCGCCTCGGAAGCGTGTGCCAAGATCGCACTCGACGCGATGCGCGTGCTGGCCGGTTACGGCTTCACGCAAGAGTTCCCAGTAGAGCGGTTTTACCGGGACGCCCCGCTGATGATGATCGGTGAAGGGACCAACGAAATCCAGTCGCTGGTGATCGCTCGAGGGCTCCTGGCCCGATATTCAATCTGA
- a CDS encoding FtsX-like permease family protein, protein MKFTMLVFKNLLRSKRRTFLTVFSIAVSLFIFSALVSFPTLARQILADRASSLRLAVHNKAGVTYSMPEAYKQRIAATPHVIAVVPESWFGGIYHEVNDQFPNLAVDPDQVDLMWDDWGISKASFDDFKRLRTACLVSGGTMKRFGLHVGQQIQLRGTVYPFNVTLNIVGVMNDKAPPNFLLFRRDYLEEAAGRPGFVSMFWVRADKSENIPQIIASVDEQFANSMAETRSESEAAFMGSFTQGYRAFFELAEILGLIVVLTIGLVAANTAAMSIRERRSEIAVMRSIGFRSGTILGLLLGESLIIGLSGGILGCASAYIILRVFAVGSPAIGISNLQMPPIVVVEALGAACLIGLLSAWFPARSAARQNIVDALRLVA, encoded by the coding sequence ATGAAGTTCACGATGCTGGTCTTCAAGAATCTGCTGCGTAGCAAGCGGCGGACGTTTTTGACGGTATTCTCAATCGCAGTGTCGTTGTTCATCTTCTCTGCGCTGGTTAGTTTCCCAACCCTGGCGCGCCAGATTCTCGCCGATCGCGCATCGTCGTTGCGGCTTGCGGTTCACAACAAGGCTGGGGTCACCTACTCGATGCCCGAGGCCTACAAGCAGCGCATCGCGGCGACACCGCACGTTATCGCGGTCGTCCCGGAAAGCTGGTTTGGCGGAATCTACCACGAGGTCAATGACCAATTCCCGAACTTGGCAGTCGATCCCGACCAGGTCGATCTCATGTGGGACGACTGGGGAATTTCCAAGGCGTCGTTCGATGATTTCAAACGCTTGCGCACCGCGTGCCTGGTGTCGGGCGGGACCATGAAGCGCTTCGGGCTGCACGTCGGTCAGCAGATTCAACTCAGAGGAACCGTCTATCCGTTCAACGTAACGCTCAACATCGTCGGGGTGATGAACGACAAGGCGCCGCCGAATTTTCTCCTGTTCCGGCGTGACTACTTGGAAGAAGCCGCCGGGCGCCCCGGGTTTGTAAGCATGTTTTGGGTCCGCGCGGATAAGTCAGAGAATATCCCGCAAATCATCGCCTCCGTCGACGAGCAGTTCGCCAATTCCATGGCGGAAACCCGCAGTGAATCCGAAGCGGCCTTCATGGGCTCGTTCACACAGGGCTATCGGGCCTTTTTCGAACTGGCGGAAATTCTCGGCCTCATCGTTGTCCTCACGATCGGACTGGTCGCGGCCAATACCGCTGCAATGTCGATTCGCGAGCGACGCAGCGAAATCGCAGTCATGCGCTCAATCGGTTTTCGCTCCGGCACCATCCTGGGGCTGTTGCTAGGCGAGTCGCTGATTATCGGCTTAAGCGGCGGAATTCTCGGTTGCGCGAGCGCGTATATCATTCTGCGAGTGTTCGCGGTCGGCTCTCCCGCGATCGGGATCAGTAACCTGCAGATGCCTCCCATCGTGGTCGTGGAGGCGCTCGGTGCGGCCTGTCTCATCGGGCTGCTGAGCGCGTGGTTCCCGGCACGCTCCGCCGCGCGGCAGAACATCGTCGATGCTTTAAGGCTGGTTGCGTGA